In uncultured Methanobacterium sp., a genomic segment contains:
- a CDS encoding site-2 protease family protein: MNVLWYYVIFFVSVYIVAILFRNKLKVDVYGPILMRRTQKLKGLIDSIAQASPRFWRWTMNIGIPASVICMGIMVYLLILSLQYMLKAPQAALLLPGVDIPGSPIYIPIFSGIVALALLMVVHEFGHGILARAQGVGVKSIGVILVAILPGAFVELDEEDVEKAKRSVKLRIYAAGSMFNLGLAAIAWVVLIILTMSFIPYAFQSDGLKITSVTPGGPSEGILQDGMVIQSINGYSVGNRTAANKFLNNTSPGDKITLTTNQGTYTVTSKGNPNNASTTYIGIRGDTNLVVKPSVAQTYGDVIPWFLYNLADLCYWIYALNIMVGLFNLLPMKPLDGGIIFEELLRYKIPEDITGKIVSCVSWLMIGIVALLIVYGTVPGIMQMF; encoded by the coding sequence TTGAACGTTTTATGGTACTACGTCATTTTCTTTGTCAGTGTCTATATCGTGGCCATTTTATTCCGAAATAAGCTAAAAGTGGACGTTTATGGACCCATTCTTATGAGAAGAACCCAGAAATTGAAAGGGTTAATTGATTCCATAGCCCAAGCCAGCCCCAGATTTTGGCGCTGGACTATGAACATAGGCATCCCTGCATCAGTCATCTGCATGGGAATAATGGTTTACTTGTTAATATTATCCTTACAATACATGTTAAAGGCCCCCCAGGCAGCACTTCTTTTACCTGGAGTTGACATTCCTGGATCCCCTATATATATTCCTATCTTCTCAGGAATAGTCGCCCTTGCTCTATTGATGGTGGTTCACGAGTTTGGACATGGAATTCTGGCCAGGGCACAGGGAGTGGGAGTTAAATCCATTGGTGTGATCTTAGTGGCAATACTGCCCGGGGCATTTGTGGAACTGGATGAAGAAGATGTTGAAAAGGCCAAAAGATCTGTTAAACTGCGCATATATGCTGCAGGATCCATGTTCAACCTGGGACTGGCAGCAATTGCCTGGGTGGTGTTAATCATCCTGACCATGTCATTTATCCCATATGCATTCCAGTCAGATGGGCTTAAAATTACCAGTGTGACTCCTGGAGGCCCTTCAGAAGGCATACTTCAAGATGGAATGGTTATTCAAAGTATTAATGGATATTCTGTTGGTAACCGAACTGCAGCCAATAAATTCCTAAATAATACCAGCCCGGGAGATAAAATAACTTTAACAACTAATCAAGGCACCTACACTGTTACTTCAAAGGGCAATCCCAACAATGCATCGACAACCTATATTGGAATTCGAGGAGACACCAACCTGGTGGTTAAACCATCTGTTGCCCAGACCTACGGAGATGTGATCCCCTGGTTCTTATACAACCTTGCTGATCTGTGTTACTGGATATACGCCCTGAACATTATGGTAGGGTTGTTTAACCTCCTCCCAATGAAGCCCCTGGACGGAGGGATTATATTTGAGGAACTGCTCCGATACAAAATACCCGAAGATATCACTGGAAAAATAGTTTCCTGTGTTTCATGGTTGATGATCGGAATTGTAGCACTGTTAATAGTTTACGGAACAGTTCCAGGAATAATGCAGATGTTTTAA
- a CDS encoding FAD-dependent oxidoreductase: MKIVIIGGGAGGLSTASNIRKYDKKAKITVITRDENIAYSPCAIPYVLSGQVDQFQDIIMHQPEDYLERDIKVITRAEVVEVSTALNIIRYNLLESDSNSLQDESYDLPYDSLVIATGGAPITPPIEGADLEGVFKIRTIGDGETIKEWAQHSSKVVVVGAGLIGLEIAFGLKKMGLDVTVNEMLPQIVPRSLDPSMATIVQKYLESEGIKVILGKGMEKVAGQDRVEGVIFEDDVLDADMIIMATGVRPETKLAKMADCELGRWAVKVNQKMQTSVPNIYAVGDCVEVVDAITGQPTQSPLGSTAVRQAKIAAKNIAGVESEFKPVLNAMVSKIGELEFGSVGLTESFATQNGLEVICGKSRALTKARYYPGAKRIDVLMICDLKGRIIGCQLIAKERVAERVDTMALAISKGVTCQELATTEFSYAPPVSMVIDPIILAAEDACEKLKQFHTTRNNNCG; the protein is encoded by the coding sequence ATGAAAATTGTCATCATTGGAGGAGGAGCGGGTGGACTGTCCACTGCCTCCAACATAAGAAAATACGATAAAAAAGCTAAAATAACCGTTATTACCCGGGATGAAAACATAGCCTACTCTCCCTGTGCTATTCCCTACGTTCTCTCGGGTCAGGTAGACCAGTTCCAGGATATCATCATGCACCAACCTGAAGATTACCTGGAAAGGGATATTAAAGTTATAACCCGTGCAGAGGTAGTGGAAGTTTCCACAGCTCTGAATATAATACGATATAATTTACTAGAATCTGATTCTAATTCTCTTCAGGATGAATCATACGACTTGCCATATGATTCTCTGGTCATTGCAACCGGAGGAGCACCGATAACTCCACCTATTGAAGGAGCAGACTTAGAAGGAGTATTCAAAATCAGGACCATTGGAGATGGGGAAACCATTAAAGAATGGGCTCAACACAGCAGCAAAGTGGTGGTGGTTGGAGCAGGACTTATCGGTCTGGAAATAGCCTTTGGCCTTAAAAAGATGGGTCTGGATGTTACTGTAAATGAGATGCTACCACAAATCGTTCCCAGATCTCTGGATCCCAGTATGGCCACCATTGTACAGAAGTACTTGGAAAGTGAGGGTATAAAGGTTATCCTGGGCAAGGGAATGGAGAAAGTTGCAGGCCAGGACCGCGTGGAAGGAGTTATTTTTGAAGATGATGTTTTAGACGCGGATATGATCATCATGGCCACTGGAGTTCGCCCTGAAACCAAACTGGCTAAAATGGCAGATTGTGAGCTCGGAAGATGGGCAGTGAAGGTTAACCAAAAAATGCAAACCTCAGTCCCCAACATCTACGCGGTGGGAGACTGTGTGGAAGTGGTGGATGCCATCACCGGCCAACCCACCCAGTCACCCCTGGGTTCTACCGCGGTGAGGCAGGCCAAAATTGCAGCCAAGAACATTGCAGGAGTAGAATCTGAATTCAAACCAGTTTTAAATGCCATGGTATCCAAAATTGGAGAACTTGAATTCGGTTCAGTGGGACTTACAGAGTCTTTTGCCACCCAGAACGGATTAGAAGTTATATGTGGGAAAAGCAGGGCTTTAACCAAAGCACGTTACTATCCCGGGGCAAAACGTATAGATGTTCTGATGATTTGTGATCTTAAAGGAAGAATAATTGGCTGCCAACTAATTGCCAAAGAAAGAGTAGCAGAACGTGTTGACACCATGGCCTTAGCCATTTCCAAAGGTGTTACCTGCCAGGAACTGGCCACCACAGAATTTTCCTATGCTCCCCCGGTTTCAATGGTAATTGACCCCATTATACTGGCTGCAGAGGATGCCTGTGAAAAATTGAAACAATTCCACACCACCAGGAATAATAACTGTGGATGA
- a CDS encoding rubredoxin: protein MNYQCEICHYIYEPENGDSEGGIEPGTSFKDIPSDWLCPRCGIDKSSFKPMAKEIQAQRGKDPLLVMVLGLTQGLWTIAGTGSYSVTRQIGRTFLEELKSKGLDFDDSKTSLESVRSYFVETHHMAGNIEYSIGEDEVDLKVKNCRFFPVCSHLESQGVLITTCPYTNTAAMAMEEATGYRFRISKEPQGFGHQITLKKVSKVK, encoded by the coding sequence GTGAACTACCAGTGTGAAATATGCCACTATATCTACGAGCCAGAAAATGGAGATTCTGAAGGTGGAATTGAACCTGGAACCAGTTTCAAGGACATACCCAGTGATTGGCTTTGCCCCCGGTGTGGTATAGATAAATCCAGTTTCAAACCAATGGCAAAGGAAATCCAGGCCCAGAGGGGTAAGGATCCACTTCTGGTAATGGTGCTGGGACTTACTCAGGGACTGTGGACCATTGCTGGAACAGGATCATACTCGGTCACCCGTCAGATTGGTCGCACATTCCTGGAAGAACTAAAATCAAAGGGATTAGATTTTGATGACAGTAAAACTTCCCTTGAATCAGTTCGTAGTTACTTCGTGGAAACCCATCACATGGCAGGGAATATAGAATACTCTATTGGTGAGGATGAAGTGGACCTTAAGGTGAAAAACTGCCGCTTTTTCCCGGTATGCAGCCATCTGGAAAGCCAGGGAGTTCTCATAACCACTTGCCCCTACACCAACACTGCAGCCATGGCCATGGAAGAAGCCACTGGTTACCGGTTCAGAATAAGTAAAGAACCACAAGGATTTGGACATCAAATAACTTTAAAAAAAGTATCTAAGGTTAAATAG
- a CDS encoding ferritin family protein yields the protein MDLINEHKIGICKGTDLEKLVAANFSGETQEVGMYLAMARLAQRDGLPEVAEVLKTIAWEEAEHAAHFAEMNEVIKPTLKENLEMMLEGETMANNEKKAAAKKAKECDIDPAHDFFDESSRDEARHARMLKGILERYF from the coding sequence ATGGATCTTATAAACGAACATAAAATAGGAATTTGTAAGGGAACTGACCTGGAAAAACTGGTAGCTGCCAATTTCAGTGGGGAAACTCAGGAAGTGGGAATGTACCTGGCCATGGCCAGACTGGCACAAAGAGATGGACTACCAGAAGTGGCAGAAGTACTGAAAACCATAGCCTGGGAAGAAGCTGAGCACGCAGCACATTTTGCTGAAATGAACGAAGTAATCAAACCCACACTCAAGGAAAACCTGGAAATGATGCTGGAAGGGGAAACCATGGCCAACAACGAGAAAAAAGCAGCAGCTAAAAAGGCCAAAGAATGTGACATAGACCCTGCCCATGATTTCTTCGATGAAAGCTCCCGGGATGAAGCCCGTCACGCCCGAATGTTAAAAGGAATTCTGGAGAGGTACTTTTAA
- a CDS encoding FprA family A-type flavoprotein, with protein MKAESEKIGEGVYWVGVLDWDIRKYHGYTLNGTTYNAYLVFGDDKVALIDNAYPGNYQELMARVEDAFEKEGKEANLDVIVQNHVEKDHSGVLPELHRRFPEAPIYCTEIAVKGLLKHFPALEGANFIEVGTGDALELGGKTLAFLDAFLLHWPDSMFTFLVEQGILFPNDAFGQHICYPQRFDHEIPEHVLMDGTQKFYANLITPLSKLVLKKFQEVTDLGLLEQIKMIAPAHGQIWTDPMKVIGAYSTWATGECPDKITIIYDTMHQSTQKMAHAVAEGAMSEGVDVKMYFLHEDERSEIVKDILESKAIALGAPTIYDEPYPSVGDLIYYLRGLKFNRTGRERLALTFGSMGGKGGAPETLARDLKECGFNVLNEYEVYYVPDADELEKCFEAGKKLAQEIKKS; from the coding sequence ATGAAAGCAGAGTCAGAAAAAATTGGTGAAGGCGTATACTGGGTAGGAGTTTTAGACTGGGACATAAGAAAGTACCATGGATACACTCTAAACGGAACTACCTACAACGCTTATCTTGTATTCGGGGACGATAAAGTGGCTTTAATTGACAACGCATACCCTGGCAACTATCAGGAACTCATGGCCCGGGTGGAAGATGCATTTGAAAAAGAAGGCAAAGAAGCTAACCTTGACGTGATAGTTCAGAACCACGTTGAAAAAGACCACAGTGGAGTTTTACCAGAATTACACCGCAGATTCCCAGAAGCACCAATTTACTGCACAGAAATCGCAGTTAAAGGTTTACTGAAACATTTCCCTGCACTGGAAGGTGCCAACTTCATTGAAGTGGGAACCGGAGATGCACTGGAACTGGGCGGAAAAACACTGGCATTTTTAGACGCATTCTTATTGCACTGGCCAGACAGCATGTTCACCTTCCTGGTAGAACAAGGAATATTATTCCCCAACGATGCATTTGGACAGCACATATGCTACCCCCAGAGGTTTGACCATGAAATACCAGAACACGTACTGATGGATGGCACCCAGAAGTTCTACGCCAACCTCATCACCCCATTATCCAAGCTGGTACTGAAGAAATTCCAGGAAGTCACTGATCTGGGACTCCTGGAGCAGATCAAGATGATTGCACCAGCACACGGACAGATCTGGACCGACCCCATGAAGGTCATCGGAGCCTACAGTACCTGGGCAACTGGTGAATGCCCGGACAAAATTACCATCATCTACGACACTATGCACCAGTCCACCCAGAAAATGGCCCACGCAGTTGCCGAAGGTGCCATGAGCGAAGGAGTGGATGTTAAAATGTACTTCCTCCACGAGGATGAAAGAAGTGAAATCGTGAAGGACATCCTGGAAAGTAAAGCCATAGCTCTAGGGGCCCCTACCATCTATGATGAACCATACCCCAGCGTGGGTGACCTGATATACTACCTGCGAGGATTGAAATTCAACCGTACCGGAAGGGAACGCCTGGCACTAACCTTTGGATCCATGGGAGGAAAAGGAGGAGCTCCAGAAACCCTGGCCCGTGATCTTAAAGAGTGCGGATTCAACGTACTCAACGAATACGAAGTATACTACGTACCAGATGCAGATGAACTGGAAAAATGCTTCGAAGCAGGTAAAAAACTGGCTCAGGAGATAAAAAAATCATAA
- a CDS encoding V4R domain-containing protein, with translation MANTNTESRIKIFSTKTGVNVVQSPIKAQILSILKEGGMSGSQIVSSTKRSKSTISAHLQDLEDAGIIDWVIDPDDRRRKIYYINSKFLGDLSSTREIENDVNDLLEEYVVQSEDPFNFFRFMFRAIRVALLDEGINIDPILHNAGVKVGKTFYKKLKGQDVNELARNIALFWETNKLGNIQIKSMNPIIIQAYDCFECEDLPQLGRPACAFDSGLLEGVFSNYYGQEVEAEETKCYAQGDDFCQFVIKPLKSKE, from the coding sequence ATGGCCAACACAAATACTGAAAGCCGGATTAAAATATTTTCCACTAAAACTGGAGTGAATGTGGTTCAAAGCCCAATAAAAGCACAGATTCTCTCCATTCTCAAAGAAGGAGGTATGAGTGGATCCCAGATCGTTTCCTCAACCAAACGGTCAAAATCCACCATCTCCGCACACCTGCAGGACCTGGAGGATGCCGGAATAATAGACTGGGTAATAGACCCGGATGACCGTCGCCGGAAAATTTATTACATAAATTCCAAATTCCTGGGTGATTTATCATCAACCCGGGAAATAGAAAACGATGTGAATGATCTCCTGGAAGAATACGTGGTCCAATCTGAAGATCCATTTAATTTCTTCCGTTTCATGTTCAGAGCTATTCGAGTCGCATTATTAGATGAAGGAATTAATATAGACCCCATACTCCATAATGCAGGCGTTAAAGTGGGTAAGACATTTTATAAAAAGTTAAAGGGTCAGGATGTCAATGAACTTGCCCGAAATATCGCACTGTTCTGGGAAACCAATAAACTGGGAAATATCCAGATAAAAAGCATGAACCCGATTATAATACAGGCCTATGACTGCTTTGAATGTGAAGATCTTCCACAACTGGGAAGACCAGCCTGTGCATTTGATTCCGGACTACTGGAAGGAGTATTCTCCAATTATTATGGTCAGGAAGTGGAAGCTGAGGAAACCAAATGCTACGCTCAGGGAGATGATTTCTGCCAGTTCGTTATTAAGCCTTTAAAATCAAAAGAATGA
- a CDS encoding alpha/beta fold hydrolase produces the protein MLKPQYHILKDFQLESGETLPELKLEYATQGNKKLDNEGNINNAFIYLHGWSGDYTSVENLKSVIGPGKAIDTNHFYVISPTALGAPGSSAPSTSGLKTEFPHYTLKDMVRAHYELITTKLGIKHLNGIMGTSMGGFQALNWAIEYPDFIDFLILNGTSHRVSNRMYGMYHLMNQMITEDHGYMNGNYTDNPLRVMEKSSALSFLWSLSPENYETCFQSRSEFLEGMGDLEKDAHEWDANDVIWRNEALLSHDLGNEISKIDIPALVVAINQDQIVDFNYCVMPMYEGLKNSQLFNYDSIWGHYGCVRDVQKAEGAIKNFVKTIYEKEC, from the coding sequence TTGCTCAAACCACAGTATCATATTTTAAAAGATTTCCAGTTAGAATCCGGAGAAACACTCCCGGAACTGAAACTGGAATACGCCACACAGGGAAATAAAAAGCTGGATAACGAGGGGAACATAAACAATGCCTTCATCTATCTCCATGGCTGGAGTGGGGATTACACATCAGTAGAAAATCTCAAGAGTGTAATTGGCCCGGGAAAGGCCATTGACACCAACCATTTCTACGTGATAAGCCCCACTGCACTGGGAGCACCAGGATCATCTGCCCCATCCACATCCGGCCTGAAAACAGAATTCCCTCACTACACCCTGAAAGACATGGTAAGGGCCCATTACGAGCTCATAACCACAAAACTGGGAATAAAACATTTGAATGGGATTATGGGCACATCCATGGGTGGTTTCCAGGCTCTTAACTGGGCAATTGAATACCCTGATTTTATTGATTTTCTGATACTCAATGGAACCAGCCACCGAGTTTCAAACCGGATGTACGGAATGTACCACCTTATGAATCAGATGATCACCGAGGACCATGGTTATATGAATGGAAATTACACTGATAACCCCCTCCGTGTCATGGAAAAATCATCTGCCCTCAGTTTCCTATGGAGCCTCTCCCCTGAAAATTACGAGACATGTTTCCAATCCCGGAGTGAATTTTTAGAGGGAATGGGTGACCTGGAGAAAGATGCCCATGAATGGGATGCTAATGATGTTATCTGGAGAAATGAGGCTCTTTTAAGTCACGATCTGGGGAATGAAATATCTAAAATCGACATCCCGGCACTGGTGGTGGCCATAAATCAGGATCAGATCGTTGACTTCAATTATTGTGTCATGCCTATGTATGAAGGACTGAAAAATTCACAACTTTTCAACTATGATTCCATATGGGGACATTACGGTTGTGTTAGGGATGTTCAAAAAGCAGAAGGTGCCATTAAAAACTTCGTGAAAACGATTTATGAGAAGGAATGTTAA
- a CDS encoding DUF447 domain-containing protein produces the protein MLDLYALKMERGLHYEGIVTTRNADGTPNAAPMGIICKGPEQVVLRLHEGSHTISNVKRDKKFYVNLSRDPLLFTYSLIGGPSDLEFAEEDHGFSIKNADVSFFGEVRHEKEIVKENDVMGENITIMFHSQVSDIKQEKKESEPLSRAICGVLEALVNLSRVKRVPQEKKMEYAERLKEISRVVNHVGGPRHIQAMELIEKEFEIRIKG, from the coding sequence ATGCTGGACTTATACGCACTGAAAATGGAAAGAGGTCTCCATTACGAGGGTATTGTAACCACCCGTAACGCAGACGGGACACCAAACGCTGCCCCCATGGGAATAATCTGCAAAGGCCCGGAACAGGTAGTACTCCGGCTCCATGAAGGGTCACATACCATTTCCAATGTAAAACGGGACAAAAAGTTCTATGTTAATTTATCCAGGGATCCACTCCTTTTCACCTATTCGCTCATAGGCGGTCCTTCAGACCTGGAATTTGCAGAAGAAGACCATGGATTTTCCATTAAAAATGCGGATGTATCCTTCTTTGGTGAAGTACGCCATGAGAAGGAAATAGTAAAGGAAAATGATGTCATGGGTGAAAATATCACCATCATGTTCCACTCCCAGGTTAGCGACATAAAACAGGAAAAGAAAGAATCCGAGCCATTGAGCCGGGCTATATGTGGGGTACTTGAAGCTCTGGTGAATCTGAGTAGGGTTAAGCGGGTCCCTCAAGAGAAAAAGATGGAATATGCAGAAAGATTGAAAGAAATATCAAGGGTAGTAAACCATGTGGGCGGGCCACGCCATATACAGGCAATGGAACTCATAGAAAAAGAATTTGAAATCAGAATCAAAGGATAA
- the cobI gene encoding precorrin-2 C(20)-methyltransferase, which translates to MNINKGKLIGIGVGPGDPELLTVKAVKTLESVQVICSPKSSREKPSVALSIVQGILDGRGDEYETIEPLFPMIEDKKALKSYWNGAAQLITQKLDEGLDVSFITLGDPSIYSTFSYVAQIIGNQGYSVEMIPGITSFTGCAASAGITLGEKDEIILVVPKVDERLEELLKHADTAVVMKTSRHSLMLEDLVDNDPRDKTVTSVQNCGMDDEEVFEGFAKKGKYLSTTIVKFNNKGDDE; encoded by the coding sequence ATGAATATAAATAAAGGCAAACTCATTGGTATTGGAGTAGGTCCCGGGGACCCGGAACTCCTCACAGTTAAGGCAGTAAAGACTTTGGAAAGCGTTCAAGTAATCTGCTCCCCTAAATCATCCCGGGAAAAACCTAGTGTGGCACTTTCCATAGTTCAGGGAATTCTGGATGGTCGTGGTGATGAATACGAAACTATTGAACCATTATTCCCCATGATTGAGGATAAAAAAGCCCTTAAAAGTTACTGGAACGGTGCTGCACAGTTAATTACTCAAAAATTAGATGAAGGTCTGGATGTTTCATTCATCACCCTGGGAGACCCTTCAATCTACAGTACATTCTCCTATGTTGCCCAGATAATTGGAAACCAGGGCTACTCTGTGGAGATGATACCTGGAATAACCTCATTTACAGGTTGTGCTGCCAGTGCAGGTATTACACTGGGTGAAAAGGATGAAATAATCCTGGTGGTACCCAAGGTTGATGAACGGCTGGAAGAGCTATTAAAACACGCCGATACTGCAGTGGTTATGAAAACATCACGCCACTCCCTGATGCTGGAAGACCTGGTTGATAATGATCCAAGGGATAAAACAGTCACCTCGGTCCAAAACTGTGGAATGGATGATGAAGAAGTATTTGAAGGTTTTGCGAAGAAGGGAAAGTACCTCTCCACAACCATAGTTAAATTCAATAACAAGGGGGATGATGAATAA
- a CDS encoding ATP-dependent DNA helicase → MDNGFFCEKCGMIKDRCICNSGSVENTIQAKTPKISSSRINAIKKAYPHIDEDIIEKFPFASPREGQLEIISEIRDAIDEGYSNIILEAGTGTGKSVVATTLARLYHPAYILTMTKQLQSQYAAEFGYPMVKGRGNFLCQNENLEFSCDQGTCQTIPSTQKFACDYGISKSPFGGEVHAFQDAFGSPMYFRSNNRCRYWDQKAHAAESSITLMNYDYALLELNYVKHFGKRDLMVLDEAHNLENKLMQRLEVNLYNRRLEREIKKTIPQSMLQHNEPQEWILFVESLYEDYQDINLKQIPKNQADRVNRMKMNLSELSRNLEDNPDNWVVDTSPGGVSFKPLRVNTYANDRLLNHADIRLFMSATILDQELFCQWLGIEPEETYHLEIKSIFPPSSRPVHLKLVGNMSHRLIKRTAPKTIPVLEKIIEHHKYERGLIHTHNYKCQEYIIKHLKNPRLMGHNSKNREHVLNRFEHSKDPRVLVSPSMSEGVDLPYEKCQFQVIYKIPFPYLGDPQINQRKQQDPSWYAYKTIMTLLQAYGRGMRAEDDYCETYILDGNFRMLLRNKLYRELVPSFFKDAIQRE, encoded by the coding sequence ATGGATAACGGCTTTTTCTGTGAAAAGTGCGGAATGATAAAAGACCGCTGCATATGTAACTCTGGAAGTGTTGAAAACACCATCCAGGCTAAAACTCCCAAAATATCATCATCAAGAATCAACGCCATTAAAAAGGCTTATCCCCACATTGACGAGGACATAATTGAAAAGTTCCCCTTTGCCTCACCCAGGGAAGGGCAGCTGGAAATAATATCTGAAATCAGGGATGCCATAGATGAGGGCTACTCTAACATAATCCTGGAAGCCGGTACTGGAACCGGTAAGTCAGTGGTGGCCACCACCCTGGCCCGACTTTACCATCCGGCTTACATACTCACCATGACCAAGCAGCTCCAGTCCCAGTACGCAGCAGAGTTTGGTTACCCCATGGTGAAGGGCCGTGGAAACTTCCTGTGCCAGAATGAGAACCTGGAGTTTTCCTGTGACCAGGGAACCTGCCAGACCATTCCCAGCACCCAGAAATTCGCATGTGATTATGGTATCAGCAAGTCCCCCTTTGGTGGGGAGGTGCACGCTTTTCAGGATGCCTTCGGAAGTCCCATGTATTTCCGTTCCAACAACCGGTGCCGCTACTGGGATCAAAAAGCCCATGCAGCAGAAAGCTCCATAACCCTGATGAACTATGACTACGCACTCCTGGAACTTAACTACGTGAAACACTTCGGGAAAAGGGACCTGATGGTCCTGGATGAGGCCCATAACCTGGAGAACAAGCTCATGCAACGCCTGGAGGTTAACCTATACAACCGCCGGCTGGAGCGTGAAATTAAAAAAACCATACCTCAAAGTATGCTGCAGCACAATGAGCCCCAGGAATGGATACTCTTTGTGGAATCACTCTACGAGGATTATCAGGACATCAACCTGAAACAGATCCCCAAAAACCAGGCCGACCGGGTTAACCGGATGAAGATGAACCTGAGCGAGCTTTCAAGGAACCTGGAGGATAATCCAGATAACTGGGTGGTGGACACCAGCCCAGGAGGAGTTTCCTTCAAACCACTCCGGGTTAACACCTACGCCAACGACCGCCTACTTAACCATGCAGACATAAGGCTATTTATGAGTGCCACCATCCTAGATCAGGAACTGTTCTGCCAGTGGCTGGGTATTGAACCTGAAGAAACTTATCACCTGGAAATTAAGAGTATTTTCCCCCCATCCTCCCGTCCAGTTCACCTGAAACTGGTGGGTAACATGTCCCATCGCCTGATTAAACGTACCGCCCCCAAGACCATCCCGGTACTGGAGAAGATCATTGAACACCATAAATATGAAAGAGGGTTGATACACACCCATAACTACAAGTGCCAGGAGTATATCATCAAACACCTGAAAAATCCCCGTTTAATGGGCCATAACTCTAAAAACAGGGAGCACGTTTTGAACCGGTTCGAACACAGTAAGGACCCCAGGGTGCTGGTGAGTCCTTCCATGAGTGAAGGGGTGGATCTGCCCTATGAAAAGTGCCAGTTCCAGGTTATCTACAAAATACCATTCCCATACTTAGGAGATCCCCAGATCAACCAGCGTAAACAGCAGGACCCTTCCTGGTATGCGTATAAAACAATTATGACACTCCTCCAAGCCTATGGTCGTGGAATGCGTGCCGAAGATGATTACTGTGAGACCTACATCTTAGATGGGAACTTCCGCATGTTACTACGGAACAAACTTTACCGGGAACTGGTGCCCAGCTTCTTCAAGGATGCCATACAAAGGGAATAA